In one Mucilaginibacter sp. PAMB04168 genomic region, the following are encoded:
- a CDS encoding multidrug efflux RND transporter permease subunit, translating to MIADVFIKRPVTAIVISIVIVVVGILAIMSLPIGQYPDITPPTVQVTGNYTGADALTVEQTVATPVEVQVNGTPGMTYLQSNSTGNGQMSMTVNFEVGTDINIAALDVQNRVSIAQPTLPQEVQRLGLTVRKRNPSILMLVAMYSPKGSHDVTFVDNYTNVFVRDALLRTKGVGDVFTRADDFSMRIWLKPDKLASYGMTAGEVTAALQEQNVQVAAGTVGAPPAMNGQTFEYTVLTRGRLAKPEEFENIIVRTQPNTGALVHLKDVARVQLGKFNYTGNSFVDGKRASYLLVYQAPNSNSLETAEGVYATMDQLKKTFPADIDYVVPFESITVVKVSVEEVIHTLVEALGLVIIVVFLFLQSWRATLIPVLAIPVSIIGTFIFFIPLGFTINTLTLFGFVLAIGIVVDDAIVVVEAVQHYMDEEGLSPREATEHAMRDISAPVIAIALILAAVFVPVGFVPGIVGRLYQQFAITIAISVLISAFVALSLTPALCTLLLKPHKIDENSKGWLDRFFYKFNTWFGRVTNKYGRGVDKSIKASKLVMILLVCVIVGTVFLFKGKPSGFLPIEDEGRIYVTYDLPEGSSTQRTVDMLKRMMSTLDSIPGIGHYAALGGLNAVNFASKSNSATIFVQLKPWDERKGDGENATGIVATLQQRLAKYKEASVVVIQPPAIPGLGNTAGFSFIFEEKQAGGDIKTFEKTLQGFIAELGKRKEIARSFSFFTARTPAYQLTVDREKAKRLGVQISDINNAIQTYLGSAYINDFTIYGRNFRVVAQADTSYRTSIQNLGQFFVRNSAGTMVPLSTLTSYKIIENAPLISHYNLFRSAEVNGSPAPGYSSGDAIRALQETAAQYLPEGYGYEFSGLSREEMLSGSKTVYIFALSIGFVFLFLAALYESWSVPFSVLLSVPLGAFGAILFLTFLPSLTNNVYAQIGLITLIGLSAKNAILIVEFAKERVDAGHELEESILEAVRLRLRPIIMTSLAFILGVVPLILASGAGAEARKTIGWTVFGGMLAATSMAIFIVPVLYYLITKLAYGKEKLAEMQRNRDDKGKALPEA from the coding sequence ATGATTGCAGATGTATTTATAAAACGGCCCGTTACCGCTATCGTTATATCGATAGTTATAGTTGTAGTGGGTATACTGGCCATAATGAGCCTGCCTATAGGGCAGTATCCTGATATTACGCCGCCAACGGTACAGGTTACCGGTAACTATACCGGAGCTGATGCCTTAACGGTGGAGCAAACAGTGGCTACGCCGGTTGAGGTGCAGGTAAACGGTACGCCGGGCATGACCTACCTGCAAAGTAACAGTACCGGCAATGGCCAAATGAGCATGACGGTAAACTTTGAAGTAGGTACCGATATTAACATTGCCGCGCTCGACGTGCAGAACCGCGTTAGTATTGCACAACCAACCTTACCGCAAGAAGTACAGCGTTTAGGCTTAACCGTACGTAAACGTAATCCCAGCATCCTGATGCTGGTGGCTATGTACTCGCCTAAAGGCTCGCACGATGTAACCTTTGTAGATAACTATACCAACGTTTTTGTACGCGATGCCTTGTTGCGTACAAAAGGAGTGGGCGACGTATTCACCCGTGCGGATGATTTTAGTATGCGTATATGGCTAAAGCCTGACAAGCTGGCCTCATACGGTATGACAGCAGGTGAGGTAACAGCTGCTTTGCAGGAGCAAAACGTACAGGTAGCTGCAGGTACTGTAGGTGCACCGCCAGCCATGAACGGGCAAACGTTTGAGTATACGGTATTAACCAGGGGGCGTTTAGCCAAGCCCGAGGAGTTTGAAAATATCATTGTACGTACACAGCCCAATACAGGTGCTTTGGTGCATTTAAAAGACGTAGCACGTGTACAATTAGGTAAATTTAACTATACCGGTAACTCTTTTGTGGATGGCAAACGGGCGTCATACCTGCTGGTATACCAGGCGCCTAACAGTAACTCACTGGAAACTGCCGAAGGTGTTTATGCCACTATGGATCAGTTAAAGAAAACCTTCCCGGCTGATATTGATTATGTGGTGCCTTTTGAGTCGATAACAGTTGTTAAAGTATCTGTTGAGGAGGTAATTCACACTTTGGTTGAGGCGTTAGGGTTGGTAATTATTGTAGTGTTCCTGTTTCTGCAAAGCTGGAGAGCTACCTTGATCCCTGTACTGGCTATTCCGGTATCTATTATCGGTACGTTCATCTTCTTTATACCACTTGGTTTTACCATCAATACTTTAACCTTGTTTGGGTTTGTACTGGCCATTGGTATTGTGGTGGATGATGCCATTGTGGTGGTAGAGGCCGTGCAGCATTATATGGACGAGGAAGGGCTTTCGCCGCGTGAAGCTACAGAGCATGCGATGCGCGATATATCTGCACCGGTTATTGCCATCGCCTTAATTTTGGCGGCAGTGTTTGTGCCGGTGGGTTTTGTGCCGGGTATAGTTGGGCGTTTGTATCAGCAATTTGCTATCACTATTGCTATTTCTGTATTAATCTCCGCTTTTGTAGCTTTATCACTAACCCCGGCGTTATGTACTCTTCTTTTAAAACCACACAAGATCGACGAAAACTCTAAAGGTTGGCTAGACAGATTTTTTTATAAGTTCAATACCTGGTTTGGCCGTGTTACCAATAAATACGGCAGAGGCGTTGACAAGAGCATTAAAGCCTCTAAACTGGTTATGATATTGTTAGTGTGCGTCATTGTTGGTACGGTGTTTTTGTTTAAAGGTAAACCATCGGGCTTTTTGCCTATTGAGGATGAAGGCCGTATTTATGTGACCTACGATTTACCTGAAGGTTCATCAACCCAGCGAACTGTTGACATGCTAAAACGCATGATGAGCACACTGGACAGCATCCCTGGTATAGGTCATTACGCCGCTTTAGGTGGATTGAATGCGGTGAACTTTGCCAGTAAATCAAACAGTGCAACCATATTTGTGCAGCTGAAACCTTGGGATGAGCGTAAGGGCGATGGAGAAAACGCCACAGGTATTGTGGCCACGCTGCAGCAAAGGCTGGCTAAATATAAAGAGGCAAGCGTAGTCGTAATTCAGCCGCCGGCTATTCCGGGTTTAGGTAATACCGCCGGATTCTCTTTTATATTTGAGGAAAAGCAGGCAGGTGGTGACATCAAAACGTTTGAGAAAACATTGCAGGGCTTTATTGCCGAATTAGGCAAGCGTAAAGAAATTGCCCGTTCGTTCTCGTTTTTTACTGCGCGTACGCCAGCGTATCAATTAACAGTAGACCGCGAGAAGGCCAAACGCCTGGGTGTACAAATCTCCGATATCAACAACGCTATACAAACCTACCTGGGTAGTGCTTATATAAATGACTTTACCATTTACGGTCGTAACTTCAGAGTGGTGGCACAGGCCGATACGTCTTACCGTACAAGTATACAAAACCTGGGTCAGTTCTTTGTGCGGAACTCAGCTGGTACCATGGTGCCGCTGAGTACCTTAACCTCTTATAAAATTATAGAGAACGCGCCTTTAATATCGCATTATAACCTGTTCCGTTCGGCAGAGGTAAACGGTAGTCCGGCGCCGGGTTACAGTAGCGGCGACGCTATACGGGCTTTGCAGGAAACGGCAGCACAGTACTTGCCCGAAGGTTACGGATATGAATTTTCGGGCTTGAGCCGCGAGGAGATGCTATCCGGATCTAAAACGGTTTACATTTTTGCCTTATCTATAGGCTTCGTATTCTTGTTTCTGGCGGCCTTATATGAAAGCTGGTCGGTTCCGTTTTCAGTACTGCTGTCCGTACCTTTAGGCGCTTTCGGGGCTATCCTGTTCCTTACCTTCCTGCCATCGTTAACCAATAACGTTTATGCACAAATTGGTTTAATTACGCTCATTGGTCTATCGGCAAAGAACGCAATTTTGATTGTGGAATTTGCCAAGGAGCGGGTGGATGCGGGGCACGAATTGGAAGAATCTATCCTTGAGGCGGTGCGCCTGCGTTTGAGGCCAATTATTATGACCTCGCTGGCGTTTATTCTGGGTGTAGTGCCATTAATACTGGCCTCCGGTGCCGGTGCCGAGGCTCGTAAAACTATTGGCTGGACCGTATTTGGTGGTATGCTTGCAGCTACTTCCATGGCTATATTTATTGTGCCAGTGCTATATTATTTAATTACCAAGTTGGCATACGGTAAAGAAAAACTAGCCGAAATGCAACGTAACCGCGACGATAAAGGCAAAGCATTGCCTGAGGCATAA